One genomic window of Candidatus Pseudobacter hemicellulosilyticus includes the following:
- a CDS encoding LysE family transporter, which yields MPLVRVFCMGLFISFLGSLPLGTLNIAAMQIAVADGIRPAVYFALGVLLVEVAYVRVSLVAMDWVRRQRRLFRWLEWFTLLLVLALAVSSFVAAAHPAENARNVILSNTMHRALLGMSMSAINPVQIPFWFGWSTVLFTKKVLLPQRSYYNLYIAGIGIGTGIGMCVFIFGGRLLVERLNANQSLLNWIIGGIFALTAMIQAWRMFRKKDEVTEAQSLTGGK from the coding sequence ATGCCATTAGTTAGAGTTTTCTGCATGGGCTTGTTCATCAGTTTCCTCGGCAGCCTGCCGCTGGGAACCCTGAATATTGCTGCCATGCAGATAGCGGTAGCGGACGGCATCCGCCCCGCAGTGTATTTTGCCCTGGGGGTGCTGCTGGTGGAAGTGGCCTATGTACGGGTATCCCTGGTGGCCATGGACTGGGTCCGCCGCCAGCGCCGGCTGTTCCGCTGGCTGGAATGGTTTACCCTGCTGCTGGTGCTGGCCCTGGCCGTTTCTTCTTTTGTGGCTGCTGCACACCCGGCCGAAAATGCCCGTAATGTGATCCTCAGCAATACCATGCACCGCGCGTTGCTGGGCATGTCCATGAGCGCCATCAATCCCGTGCAGATCCCTTTCTGGTTTGGCTGGAGTACGGTCCTGTTCACTAAAAAAGTATTGCTGCCGCAGCGCAGCTATTATAACCTGTATATCGCCGGTATTGGTATTGGGACAGGCATTGGCATGTGCGTGTTCATCTTCGGCGGGAGATTACTGGTGGAGCGTCTCAATGCTAACCAGAGCCTGCTGAACTGGATCATTGGCGGCATCTTTGCCCTCACGGCTATGATCCAGGCCTGGCGCATGTTCCGGAAGAAGGACGAGGTGACGGAGGCTCAATCCCTCACAGGAGGCAAGTGA
- a CDS encoding NRDE family protein, with amino-acid sequence MCTVTFIPGRDQCYLTSNRDEKSWRSPALLPAAYQFSSGQLLFPKDGDAGGTWIAAHENGNAIIFLNGAFIAHTPQPPYRKSRGLILLDLIDSPSPWNSFLAIQLNNIEPFTAILWDQQRLYECRWDGEQKHQKELNPGRPHIWSSVTLYTEAVVKKRKQWFSNWLHQHPHPGPDEILGFHQFTGDGDRHNDLLMDRNGQVYTVSVTRMTLRPQATQMHYLDLKNNKTFDRELVFEKSMAGR; translated from the coding sequence ATGTGTACAGTAACATTTATACCGGGAAGAGATCAATGTTATCTTACTTCCAACCGCGATGAAAAATCCTGGCGTTCGCCGGCCCTCTTACCCGCGGCTTACCAGTTCTCCTCCGGTCAGCTCCTGTTTCCCAAAGACGGGGACGCAGGGGGGACCTGGATTGCCGCCCATGAGAACGGCAATGCCATCATCTTCCTCAACGGCGCTTTTATTGCCCATACACCACAGCCACCTTACCGGAAAAGCCGGGGCCTGATCCTGCTGGACCTGATTGACAGTCCCTCTCCCTGGAACAGCTTCCTGGCCATCCAGCTGAACAATATAGAACCATTCACAGCCATCCTATGGGACCAGCAGCGCCTGTATGAATGCCGCTGGGACGGTGAGCAGAAACACCAGAAAGAACTGAACCCCGGCCGGCCGCATATCTGGTCCTCCGTTACCCTGTATACCGAAGCAGTGGTGAAAAAACGGAAGCAGTGGTTCAGTAACTGGCTGCACCAGCACCCGCATCCGGGCCCTGATGAGATACTGGGCTTTCACCAGTTCACCGGGGATGGGGACCGGCACAACGACCTGCTCATGGACCGGAACGGGCAGGTGTACACGGTAAGCGTCACCCGGATGACCCTTCGTCCGCAGGCTACACAGATGCATTACCTCGATCTGAAAAATAATAAGACCTTTGACCGGGAATTAGTCTTTGAAAAATCAATGGCCGGCCGCTAA